A genome region from uncultured Roseibium sp. includes the following:
- a CDS encoding TRAP transporter large permease produces the protein MSDPLIGVTGFAVSLLLVALRVPIALAMAVTGVVGFGIVNGFSTIGFILGSGPFESMFPYSLSVIPLFLLMGVFASHSRMSSDLFGAANALVGHLRGGLAIASIGACAGFGAICGSSLATVATMGRVALPEMRRAGYDDQLSAPSIAAAGTLGVLIPPSILLVIYGLLTEQSIGRLFSAAIIPGLLATLLYSLAVTLAVRLRSDLVQVSKRRSWAERLPELRSAWPAALLFIAVIGGIQVGLFSPTEAAAVGAGGAILIAAIRRVLTRHIVTLAMWETVSMTGMIFFIMVGAGLFNYFIETTGLPQFLIGLIEASALPPLAVLFLIMLFYILLGCFMDALSMILLTVPFIYPVIVAMGFDPIWFGILIVTVAELGLITPPIGMNLFVIQGIAPDIPSSKIVRGMVPFLFADCVRLVVLIAFPGLVLWLPSVFF, from the coding sequence ATGTCTGATCCGCTGATTGGTGTAACCGGCTTTGCCGTCTCGCTCCTTCTCGTTGCCCTGCGTGTCCCGATTGCCCTTGCCATGGCCGTGACCGGCGTCGTCGGCTTCGGCATCGTCAACGGCTTCTCGACGATCGGCTTCATCCTGGGGTCGGGTCCGTTTGAATCCATGTTTCCCTACTCGTTGTCGGTCATCCCGCTGTTCCTGCTGATGGGGGTCTTCGCCTCTCATTCGCGCATGTCGTCGGATCTGTTCGGTGCCGCCAATGCGCTGGTCGGTCATCTTCGCGGCGGATTGGCGATCGCCTCGATCGGCGCCTGCGCCGGTTTCGGCGCGATCTGCGGATCGAGCCTTGCTACCGTTGCGACCATGGGACGGGTTGCCCTGCCGGAAATGCGGCGTGCCGGTTATGACGACCAGTTGTCGGCGCCGAGCATCGCCGCAGCGGGCACGCTCGGCGTGCTCATTCCGCCGAGCATTCTGCTGGTGATCTACGGTCTTCTGACCGAGCAGTCGATCGGCCGGCTCTTCTCTGCCGCCATCATCCCGGGACTGTTGGCAACTCTGCTCTATTCCCTCGCGGTCACGCTTGCCGTGCGTCTTCGTTCGGACCTGGTCCAGGTTTCCAAACGCAGATCCTGGGCCGAACGGTTGCCGGAACTCCGCTCCGCATGGCCTGCGGCACTGTTGTTCATTGCCGTGATCGGCGGCATTCAGGTCGGCCTGTTTTCGCCGACGGAAGCGGCCGCCGTCGGGGCGGGCGGTGCGATCCTGATCGCCGCCATCCGGCGGGTGCTGACGCGCCACATCGTCACCTTGGCCATGTGGGAAACGGTCAGCATGACCGGCATGATCTTCTTCATCATGGTCGGCGCGGGCCTGTTCAACTATTTCATCGAGACCACGGGTCTGCCCCAGTTCCTGATCGGCCTGATCGAGGCCTCCGCCCTGCCGCCGCTGGCGGTGCTGTTCCTGATCATGCTGTTCTACATCCTGCTCGGCTGTTTCATGGATGCGCTCTCCATGATCCTGTTGACCGTGCCTTTCATCTATCCGGTAATCGTCGCCATGGGCTTCGATCCGATCTGGTTCGGAATCCTGATCGTGACCGTGGCCGAACTCGGCCTGATCACGCCGCCGATCGGCATGAACCTCTTCGTTATACAGGGGATCGCGCCGGACATTCCGTCGTCCAAGATCGTCCGGGGAATGGTGCCGTTCCTGTTTGCCGACTGTG
- a CDS encoding TRAP transporter small permease has protein sequence MTKLARFYSLIVGLLMRVAVLIAFVSICAAVAITLTDIVLRSMSRLSVALTGEGLTWAVPGLVDLTQLLVMIAASMAIAVAFHRGAHVAIDLIDNMFPPLIRKVNALLAVVIAVWFLGACLWYGIGEMQGQLELNTASSTLSISYLWYWLPLIVGMGLSVLAALDAFLRSLYGHRPVSSEAEHYDV, from the coding sequence ATGACGAAGCTTGCGAGATTTTACAGCCTGATTGTCGGCCTTCTGATGCGCGTTGCGGTGCTGATTGCCTTTGTCAGCATCTGTGCCGCCGTCGCGATCACGCTGACCGATATCGTTCTGCGCTCCATGAGCCGTCTCTCCGTCGCACTGACCGGAGAGGGCCTGACCTGGGCGGTTCCGGGGCTTGTCGACCTGACCCAGCTCCTGGTGATGATTGCAGCCTCCATGGCGATCGCGGTGGCGTTTCACCGGGGCGCCCATGTGGCGATCGACCTGATCGATAACATGTTCCCGCCGCTCATCCGCAAGGTGAACGCCCTGCTTGCCGTTGTGATCGCGGTGTGGTTCCTCGGCGCCTGCCTCTGGTACGGGATTGGCGAAATGCAGGGGCAACTGGAACTGAATACGGCCTCGTCGACCTTGAGTATTTCCTATCTCTGGTATTGGCTGCCGCTCATCGTCGGTATGGGACTGTCGGTGCTGGCGGCCCTTGATGCGTTCCTGCGCAGCCTCTATGGACACAGGCCGGTCTCTTCCGAAGCGGAGCATTACGATGTCTGA
- a CDS encoding TRAP transporter substrate-binding protein has translation MISKFKTSLKSSIFGIAAASAVVAMGLGGPAAAQDKIKIKLAHFLPTANGMHKDFMEPWARQLEACTDNQVEVTIYPGGTQLGNIAKLHDEVRAGIVDIAHGLSGIPGGRFERTRIIDLPFTVKTADAATRTLWALYPDYLAEEYGGLKVLALHAHNPGQIHTTTKKVATMDDMKGLRIRFPSGAVKSMLEALGATPQGMPPGAVYENAEKGVIDGAAFTWDTMASFKLAEVMKHHLDAKAYVVSFWFAANEKKYNSWPQNVRDCVDKLSGDNLIPKFGPWWNDWDKAGYEAVQGPDHEIITLSDEQRAEWATALQPMIDAYLADLEGKGIANAREIHEKMLELAAKYAE, from the coding sequence ATGATCAGCAAATTCAAGACAAGTCTGAAAAGCTCGATTTTCGGCATCGCGGCCGCGTCGGCCGTGGTGGCAATGGGGCTCGGCGGGCCGGCCGCAGCCCAGGACAAGATCAAGATCAAGCTCGCGCACTTCCTGCCGACCGCGAACGGCATGCACAAGGACTTCATGGAGCCCTGGGCGCGTCAGCTGGAAGCCTGTACCGACAATCAGGTGGAAGTGACGATCTATCCGGGCGGAACCCAGCTCGGCAACATCGCCAAGCTGCATGACGAAGTCCGTGCCGGGATCGTCGATATCGCTCATGGCCTGTCCGGCATTCCCGGCGGCCGCTTCGAGCGTACCCGCATCATCGATCTGCCGTTCACGGTGAAAACGGCCGATGCCGCGACCCGCACGCTCTGGGCGCTCTACCCGGACTATCTGGCGGAAGAATATGGCGGCCTGAAGGTTCTGGCGCTGCATGCGCACAATCCCGGCCAGATCCACACCACCACCAAAAAGGTGGCGACCATGGACGACATGAAGGGGCTGCGTATCCGCTTCCCGTCCGGTGCGGTCAAGTCGATGCTGGAAGCCCTGGGCGCGACGCCGCAAGGCATGCCGCCGGGCGCCGTTTATGAAAACGCCGAAAAGGGCGTGATCGATGGCGCCGCCTTTACCTGGGACACGATGGCATCCTTCAAGCTTGCCGAAGTCATGAAGCATCACCTGGATGCCAAGGCGTATGTGGTCTCCTTCTGGTTTGCCGCCAATGAGAAGAAGTACAATTCCTGGCCTCAGAACGTGCGCGATTGCGTCGACAAGCTGTCTGGTGACAACCTGATCCCGAAATTCGGTCCCTGGTGGAACGACTGGGACAAGGCCGGCTACGAGGCCGTCCAGGGTCCGGACCACGAGATCATCACGCTCAGCGACGAGCAGCGGGCGGAATGGGCAACGGCCTTGCAGCCCATGATCGATGCCTATCTGGCTGACCTGGAAGGCAAGGGCATCGCCAATGCGCGCGAGATCCACGAGAAGATGCTCGAACTGGCCGCGAAGTACGCCGAGTAG
- a CDS encoding cupin domain-containing protein produces the protein MHVTRIEDAKPYEAPGHFDMVGLRLQGFEASPSETFWTGLSHFLPGGGAGSSASPVEKVYVVLSGEITVITDDGETVLGPMDSCLLAAGERREIVNRSNAPASMLVLMSYPAKTGNGS, from the coding sequence ATGCACGTCACCCGCATAGAGGACGCGAAGCCTTACGAGGCGCCTGGTCATTTCGACATGGTGGGGCTGCGGCTTCAGGGCTTCGAGGCGTCGCCGAGCGAAACCTTCTGGACCGGCCTGTCGCATTTCCTGCCAGGCGGCGGCGCCGGGTCGAGCGCCTCACCGGTCGAGAAAGTCTATGTGGTCCTGAGCGGCGAGATCACCGTTATCACCGATGACGGGGAAACCGTGCTGGGGCCCATGGATTCCTGCCTGCTTGCCGCAGGCGAACGGCGGGAGATCGTCAACCGGAGCAATGCTCCCGCGTCCATGCTGGTGCTGATGTCTTATCCGGCAAAAACCGGAAACGGGAGTTGA
- a CDS encoding 3-hydroxyacyl-CoA dehydrogenase NAD-binding domain-containing protein, producing the protein MTEHLKTAVIGAGLMGHGIAWLLAEAGHEVRVYDSSQKALDTLQSRLAGIEEMFGAGSEVRARVTGVGSLADAVRDASFLVEAVIEDVPLKQSIFEELEGYVSPECILCSNTSSIPTRIIAEKVKTKHRVVGTHFWNPPHLVPLVEVVQMAEENLAAVERTMQILADAGRKPVHAKKDVPGFIGNRLQHALKREAIAMVANGVCDAETIDDVVKYGFGRRMAVLGPMEQSDLVGLDLTRAIHETIMPDLDNTAVPHPYLVECCEAGKLGMKSGEGFRKWTPESADAVRDQLRDFLAAQARDGKTGKGEG; encoded by the coding sequence ATGACGGAACATTTGAAGACAGCGGTCATCGGCGCCGGCCTCATGGGGCACGGAATTGCCTGGCTGCTCGCGGAGGCCGGCCACGAGGTCAGGGTCTATGACAGTTCGCAAAAGGCGCTCGACACCCTGCAGTCCCGGCTTGCCGGGATTGAGGAGATGTTCGGCGCGGGGTCGGAAGTCCGTGCCCGCGTGACCGGTGTCGGCTCTCTGGCCGATGCGGTCAGGGATGCGTCCTTTCTGGTCGAGGCAGTGATTGAAGACGTTCCGCTGAAGCAGTCGATCTTCGAGGAGCTGGAAGGCTATGTCTCGCCCGAATGCATTCTCTGCTCCAACACGTCTTCGATCCCGACCCGGATCATCGCGGAAAAGGTGAAGACGAAGCATCGCGTGGTTGGTACCCATTTCTGGAACCCGCCGCATCTGGTGCCGCTGGTCGAGGTCGTCCAGATGGCGGAGGAAAACCTTGCCGCGGTCGAGCGAACGATGCAGATCCTGGCCGATGCGGGGCGCAAGCCGGTGCATGCGAAAAAGGACGTCCCGGGCTTCATCGGCAACCGACTGCAGCATGCGTTAAAGCGCGAGGCGATTGCCATGGTGGCGAATGGGGTCTGCGACGCGGAGACCATCGACGACGTGGTCAAATACGGCTTCGGCCGGCGCATGGCGGTGCTCGGACCGATGGAGCAGTCCGATCTGGTCGGGCTCGACCTGACAAGGGCGATCCACGAGACGATCATGCCGGATCTCGACAACACGGCCGTGCCGCATCCCTATCTGGTGGAATGTTGCGAGGCCGGCAAGCTGGGCATGAAGTCCGGCGAGGGCTTCCGCAAATGGACGCCGGAATCGGCCGACGCAGTCCGCGACCAGTTGCGCGATTTTCTGGCCGCGCAGGCGCGCGACGGCAAAACAGGGAAAGGGGAGGGCTGA
- a CDS encoding SDR family oxidoreductase, translating into MISETLRNPLSMFDTKDKVAIITGASGAFGRACALTLGSLGGKLLLVSGSKGELEEVLQEVKEVGGEAQILVRRPDTLEDAEAIRDAALEAYGRIDQLVIASGYNKAGFIQDLPLEDWEAVMNANVRGPWLMAKVVGSYWIENEIKGKMLMMSSVRGRHGNYSGYTGYCTSKGATDALTRVLATEWAKYGITVNAIAPTVFRSKLTAWMWSEDEVGQATRKRSLSRIPLGRLGEAEDLMGMALYLLTSASDFCTGQVMYVDGGYTAG; encoded by the coding sequence ATGATTTCCGAAACCCTGCGCAATCCCCTGTCCATGTTCGACACGAAGGACAAGGTTGCGATCATCACCGGCGCGTCCGGTGCCTTCGGCCGCGCCTGTGCCCTGACGCTCGGCTCTCTCGGCGGCAAGCTCCTGCTTGTCTCCGGGTCCAAGGGTGAGCTTGAAGAGGTTCTCCAGGAAGTGAAGGAGGTCGGCGGCGAGGCCCAGATCCTGGTGCGCCGTCCGGACACGCTCGAAGACGCCGAAGCGATCCGGGATGCCGCGCTTGAAGCCTACGGCCGGATCGACCAGTTGGTGATTGCCTCCGGCTACAACAAGGCGGGCTTCATCCAGGACCTTCCGCTGGAGGACTGGGAAGCGGTCATGAACGCCAATGTGCGCGGCCCGTGGCTGATGGCCAAGGTGGTCGGCAGCTATTGGATCGAGAACGAGATCAAGGGCAAGATGTTGATGATGTCGTCCGTCCGCGGCCGGCACGGCAACTACTCCGGCTACACCGGCTATTGCACCTCCAAGGGAGCGACCGACGCGCTGACCCGGGTGCTTGCGACCGAATGGGCCAAATACGGCATCACCGTCAACGCCATCGCGCCGACCGTGTTCCGCTCCAAGCTGACCGCCTGGATGTGGAGCGAGGACGAGGTCGGCCAGGCTACCCGCAAACGGTCCCTGTCCCGCATTCCGCTCGGCCGGCTCGGCGAGGCGGAGGATCTCATGGGAATGGCGCTTTATCTGCTGACATCTGCATCCGATTTCTGCACCGGACAGGTTATGTATGTGGATGGTGGTTACACAGCAGGATAA
- a CDS encoding cyclase family protein: MTLQFYDLSNRWGHGMPQWPSSPGINVSVRKFHARHGVYQTEFEGIMHRGTHMDAPLHVTENTPDLMGYHMSQFFGTGVAVSIPKGKWEVITAEDLENARPKIKEGDIVMINTGMHHNFGDTDEYYAYSPGLYKDGAEWLVEKKVKLVGVDVQANDHPMATKLVDHGPGPTHPHLIQEYKDYTGRDVKVDFPYWEAAHKVLMVKGGIPGVECVGGDLEKVTGKRCTFMCFPWRWPGGEGCGVRILAVIDPDQSFRFETGNVNG, encoded by the coding sequence ATGACCTTGCAGTTTTACGATCTGTCCAATCGTTGGGGCCACGGCATGCCCCAGTGGCCCTCAAGCCCCGGCATCAACGTGAGCGTGCGCAAATTCCATGCGCGCCACGGCGTCTACCAGACCGAGTTCGAGGGCATCATGCACCGCGGCACCCATATGGATGCGCCGCTGCATGTGACCGAGAACACGCCCGACCTCATGGGCTATCACATGTCCCAGTTCTTCGGCACGGGTGTCGCCGTTTCGATCCCGAAGGGCAAATGGGAGGTGATCACCGCCGAGGATCTGGAGAACGCCCGCCCGAAGATCAAGGAGGGCGATATCGTGATGATCAACACCGGCATGCATCACAACTTCGGCGACACGGACGAATATTACGCCTATTCGCCGGGCCTCTACAAGGACGGTGCGGAGTGGCTTGTCGAGAAGAAGGTCAAGCTGGTCGGGGTCGACGTTCAGGCCAATGACCACCCGATGGCGACCAAGCTGGTCGATCACGGTCCGGGTCCGACCCATCCGCATCTGATCCAGGAATACAAGGATTACACCGGCCGGGACGTGAAGGTCGATTTCCCCTACTGGGAGGCGGCTCACAAGGTGCTGATGGTCAAGGGCGGTATTCCGGGCGTGGAATGTGTCGGCGGCGATCTGGAGAAGGTCACCGGAAAGCGCTGCACCTTCATGTGCTTCCCGTGGCGCTGGCCGGGCGGTGAGGGCTGCGGCGTCCGCATCCTGGCGGTGATCGATCCGGACCAGAGCTTCCGGTTCGAAACTGGAAACGTGAACGGGTAA
- a CDS encoding cyclase family protein — protein MIFPSDPETGLQFVELSHEWGHGAPSMPGDDDVILYRSVKHAQHGVMAHRIRMVMHSGTHMNAPIHLIQKGVGIGEVPLDQLFGNGVVLSIPKGQWGLVEPADLESAAPKIQEGDFVVIVTGWHENYSDSLDYFGDAPGLSRAAADWLISKKVKLVAMDTPQIDHPLATSLGEHRGGPLMNRLPEKYRSETGRDPKADFPDWNIAHKTLLSAGIPTIENVGGDVGAVTGKRATFHAAPWNWHEGDACPVRFVAMFDPTGSCRVEPGNGD, from the coding sequence ATGATTTTTCCAAGCGATCCCGAGACCGGTCTGCAGTTCGTCGAACTCAGCCACGAATGGGGGCACGGTGCCCCGTCGATGCCGGGCGACGACGACGTCATCCTGTACCGGTCCGTCAAACACGCCCAGCACGGCGTGATGGCGCACCGTATCCGGATGGTGATGCACTCCGGCACCCATATGAATGCCCCGATCCACCTGATCCAGAAAGGCGTCGGCATCGGCGAGGTGCCTCTGGACCAGCTGTTCGGCAACGGCGTCGTGCTGTCGATCCCCAAGGGGCAGTGGGGGCTGGTTGAACCGGCCGATCTTGAGAGTGCTGCCCCGAAAATCCAGGAAGGCGACTTCGTCGTCATCGTCACCGGCTGGCACGAAAACTATTCCGACAGTCTGGACTATTTCGGCGATGCGCCCGGCCTGTCGAGGGCGGCCGCCGACTGGCTGATTTCAAAAAAGGTCAAGCTGGTGGCCATGGATACGCCGCAGATCGACCATCCGTTGGCGACCTCGCTTGGCGAGCACCGCGGCGGACCGCTGATGAACCGGTTGCCCGAGAAATACCGGTCCGAGACCGGACGGGATCCGAAGGCGGATTTTCCCGACTGGAATATCGCGCACAAGACGTTGCTGTCTGCCGGCATCCCGACGATCGAAAACGTCGGCGGTGATGTGGGCGCGGTGACGGGAAAACGTGCCACGTTCCATGCAGCGCCCTGGAACTGGCACGAAGGCGACGCCTGCCCCGTGCGCTTCGTCGCCATGTTCGATCCGACCGGCTCGTGCCGCGTCGAGCCGGGCAACGGCGACTAA
- a CDS encoding LysR family transcriptional regulator, whose amino-acid sequence MHSRLLRHFLAVYDAGSLSAAAAAHRISQPALTKSVQTLEQEFGIKLFDRIASGVTPTRYGEVLARRVRLMDIEYRHAVAEIEAMRGGKEGQIRIGAGPVWITRYLPSIVAGYQQQRPEVRIYMESGVIDTLIPQVQRGEFDLVCASLDFPNQPDLVKEALVNIEHIVVASQNHPLAAKPDPEAKDLAGYPWIALAKDQVGTGRILSYFAAYDLQPPQIALETSSTPAMFDLLNLGNYLCHIPKSLLPHAEKFGVVPLPLKGTFWETPAGIIYRQSEHRMPALEQFIKAMRAAFEPALPV is encoded by the coding sequence ATGCATTCCCGCCTGTTGCGCCATTTCCTCGCGGTTTACGACGCCGGCAGCCTTAGTGCGGCAGCCGCCGCTCATCGCATCAGCCAGCCCGCCCTGACGAAGAGCGTGCAAACGCTGGAACAGGAATTCGGCATCAAGCTGTTCGACCGGATTGCATCGGGGGTGACCCCGACACGCTACGGCGAGGTGCTCGCCCGCAGGGTCCGGCTGATGGACATCGAATACCGCCATGCCGTCGCCGAAATCGAGGCCATGCGCGGCGGCAAGGAAGGCCAGATCCGGATCGGCGCCGGTCCGGTCTGGATCACCCGCTATCTGCCCTCCATCGTCGCCGGCTATCAGCAGCAGCGACCGGAGGTGCGCATCTATATGGAAAGCGGCGTGATCGATACGCTCATTCCACAGGTACAGCGCGGGGAATTCGATCTGGTCTGCGCGTCACTGGATTTTCCCAATCAGCCCGATCTGGTGAAGGAAGCCCTAGTCAACATCGAGCACATTGTCGTCGCCTCGCAAAACCATCCATTGGCCGCGAAACCCGATCCGGAGGCGAAGGACCTCGCCGGATATCCCTGGATCGCGCTCGCCAAGGACCAGGTCGGCACCGGGCGGATCCTGTCCTATTTCGCGGCCTACGACCTGCAGCCGCCGCAGATCGCTCTGGAGACATCCTCAACGCCGGCGATGTTCGACCTGCTCAATCTCGGCAACTACCTGTGCCACATCCCCAAGTCCCTGCTGCCCCACGCGGAGAAATTCGGCGTCGTACCGCTGCCGCTCAAGGGAACCTTCTGGGAAACCCCGGCCGGGATCATCTACCGCCAGAGCGAGCACCGCATGCCCGCCCTGGAGCAGTTCATCAAGGCGATGCGAGCTGCGTTCGAGCCGGCTCTGCCGGTGTGA
- a CDS encoding 2Fe-2S iron-sulfur cluster-binding protein, whose protein sequence is MSKVTYIEHDGSATEIDLQDGWTLMQGATMNGIDGIEGECGGSCSCATCHCYVEEDKLDLLPPMGEIEDEMLECVVSERRPNSRLACQIKMSPALDGIIVALPEAQS, encoded by the coding sequence ATGTCCAAAGTGACATATATCGAGCATGACGGTTCGGCGACCGAAATCGACCTGCAGGACGGCTGGACCCTGATGCAGGGCGCGACCATGAACGGGATCGACGGCATCGAGGGCGAGTGCGGCGGTTCCTGTTCCTGCGCCACCTGCCATTGCTACGTGGAAGAAGACAAGCTCGACCTGTTGCCGCCGATGGGCGAGATCGAGGACGAGATGCTGGAATGCGTTGTTTCCGAACGGCGCCCGAATTCCCGTCTTGCCTGCCAGATCAAGATGAGCCCGGCGCTGGATGGTATCATCGTGGCGCTGCCGGAGGCGCAGAGCTGA
- a CDS encoding cytochrome P450, giving the protein MFQFNPYSPAVDADPFPFYKRLRDDYPAFWSTEANMWVLSRHADIMTALNDWETYSSASGNLMDEFPGRAGATLGTTDPPRHDRLRALIQKAVTKRALDHIVEPTRAATNAHLDAIEGQETFDFVTDVSSKITVDLMVYLFNLPKDGQDVMRDKAVLMVQSDPTTRSKGPEHMAAYKWMTEYAANLIAERKKSPGEDLMSQFITSEIDGEKLDDREVQMTVTTLIMAGIESLSGFLTMFALNLADHPEARRQLVANPELIPDAMEESLRFNTSAQRFRRCLKKDVELHGETLKAGDFVCLAYGAGNRDERRFEDPDTYDITRKPRGHLGFGGGVHACLGTAIARLGTKIIFEEFLKRVPDYSRVQEQLPWMPSTTFRSPTRLDLKIG; this is encoded by the coding sequence ATGTTTCAATTCAATCCCTATTCGCCGGCCGTCGATGCGGATCCGTTTCCGTTCTACAAGCGGTTGCGCGACGACTATCCGGCGTTCTGGAGCACAGAGGCCAACATGTGGGTCCTGTCGCGCCATGCGGATATCATGACCGCGCTCAACGACTGGGAGACTTATTCCTCGGCGAGCGGCAACCTGATGGACGAGTTTCCGGGACGCGCCGGGGCGACGCTTGGGACCACCGATCCCCCCCGCCACGACCGGCTGCGCGCCCTGATCCAGAAGGCGGTGACCAAGCGAGCGTTGGACCACATCGTCGAACCGACGCGGGCCGCGACCAACGCACATCTCGATGCTATCGAAGGCCAGGAGACGTTCGATTTCGTCACCGACGTGTCGTCGAAGATCACCGTCGACCTGATGGTCTACCTGTTCAACCTGCCGAAGGACGGACAGGACGTCATGCGCGACAAGGCCGTGCTCATGGTGCAGTCGGATCCGACGACCCGCAGCAAGGGGCCGGAGCATATGGCCGCCTACAAGTGGATGACGGAGTATGCCGCCAACCTGATCGCCGAGCGCAAGAAGTCCCCGGGCGAGGACCTGATGAGCCAGTTCATCACCTCTGAAATCGACGGCGAGAAGCTGGACGACCGGGAAGTGCAGATGACGGTGACGACGCTGATCATGGCCGGCATCGAATCCCTGTCCGGCTTCCTGACCATGTTCGCGCTCAATCTGGCCGATCATCCGGAAGCCCGGCGTCAGCTCGTGGCCAACCCGGAGCTGATCCCGGACGCGATGGAGGAAAGCCTGCGCTTCAACACGTCTGCCCAGCGGTTTCGTCGTTGCCTGAAAAAGGATGTCGAGCTGCATGGTGAGACCCTGAAGGCCGGTGATTTCGTCTGCCTCGCCTACGGGGCCGGCAATCGGGACGAGCGCCGGTTCGAGGATCCGGACACCTACGACATCACCCGCAAGCCGCGGGGGCATCTGGGCTTTGGCGGCGGTGTGCACGCCTGTCTCGGAACGGCGATTGCCCGACTGGGGACGAAGATCATCTTCGAGGAGTTCCTGAAGCGGGTGCCGGATTATTCGCGGGTGCAGGAACAGCTGCCCTGGATGCCGTCGACCACCTTCCGCAGCCCGACGCGGCTCGATCTGAAAATCGGCTGA
- a CDS encoding helix-turn-helix domain-containing protein: protein MKKPVSQIGVTRYALFGEELAGEDPEFIHIEDIRTRSRLYEWRITPHVHRRMLQIVFVAEGSVQVHLEDRTQSLNGPCAITIPGGAVHSFTFSEGTVGHVVTAADTVVLDARFRRARRFFETLMKEPHILDFADAPDDADFIHTSLMQMAREFSQTQPGRSSMLDWLLRVVMMAVARRAETVAVATGARGYAHETFARFTGLVEDHYREHWSIGDYAKALAMSPARLNRLCQSFAGKPTQDIIHARVALEARRLLTYTNATSAMVAYELGFQDPAYFTRFFRKRTGKTPSQFRSAPIEAG, encoded by the coding sequence ATGAAGAAACCCGTAAGTCAGATCGGCGTCACCCGCTACGCACTCTTCGGCGAAGAGCTTGCCGGAGAAGACCCCGAATTCATCCACATTGAGGACATCCGGACGAGATCCCGCCTCTACGAATGGCGGATCACGCCCCACGTTCACCGGCGCATGCTCCAGATCGTCTTCGTTGCGGAAGGCTCGGTGCAGGTGCATCTGGAAGACCGGACCCAGTCGCTGAATGGCCCCTGCGCGATCACCATCCCCGGCGGCGCCGTGCACAGTTTCACCTTCTCCGAGGGCACCGTCGGCCATGTGGTCACCGCCGCCGATACGGTTGTTCTGGACGCCCGATTCCGCCGTGCACGGCGGTTCTTCGAAACGCTGATGAAGGAGCCGCACATCCTGGACTTTGCCGACGCCCCGGACGATGCGGATTTCATTCATACGTCATTGATGCAGATGGCACGGGAATTCAGCCAGACCCAGCCGGGCCGCAGCTCCATGCTCGACTGGCTGTTGCGGGTGGTGATGATGGCGGTCGCCCGCCGGGCGGAAACGGTGGCCGTGGCCACCGGTGCGCGTGGTTATGCGCATGAGACCTTCGCCCGCTTCACCGGCCTCGTGGAGGACCACTACCGCGAGCACTGGTCGATCGGCGACTACGCCAAGGCCTTGGCCATGAGCCCGGCCCGGCTCAACCGCCTGTGCCAGAGCTTCGCCGGAAAGCCGACTCAGGACATCATCCACGCCCGCGTCGCGCTGGAAGCCAGGAGGCTCCTGACCTACACCAACGCCACCTCGGCCATGGTCGCCTATGAACTCGGCTTCCAGGACCCGGCCTATTTCACCCGCTTCTTCCGCAAGCGCACTGGCAAGACGCCGAGCCAGTTCCGCTCGGCGCCGATCGAGGCGGGTTAA